The following coding sequences lie in one Gouania willdenowi chromosome 5, fGouWil2.1, whole genome shotgun sequence genomic window:
- the LOC114462805 gene encoding twinfilin-2-like isoform X1: MSHQTGINATSELKEFLARARGGAIRIMKIIIRNEELVLDSSRPPVQSWDKDYDQFLLPLLTPQEPCYILYRLDSQNAQGYQWIFIAWSPDQSPVRQKMVYAATRATLKKEFGGGHIEDEIFGTVEDDLCLQGYLRHKSSCSSPAPLTSAEQELHRIKVTEDERRRIGTPTTRARVTMEFGLDKRPQTLQGLAFPLQEDAKRALQQLKKKHINYIQLRLDVEKETIELVHTNPTETHELPFRIPTDTPRYHFFLFKHSHQGQLQEALVFIYSMPGYTCSIKERMLYSSCKNRLLEEVEKDYQLEVTKKMEIDSGDGLTEDFLYEEVHPMEHTLKQAFAKPRGPGGKRGNKRLIKREEENGEEN; the protein is encoded by the exons ATGTCACATCAAACTGGAATCAATG CAACATCTGAGCTAAAAGAGTTTTTAGCCCGGGCCCGAGGCGGTGCCATCAGGATAATGAAAATCATCATCAGAAATG AGGAGTTGGTGCTGGATTCCAGCAGACCGCCAGTCCAGAGCTGGGACAAGGATTACGATCAGTTCCTGCTTCCCCTGCTCACACCTCaggagccctgctacatcctatATCGCCTGGACTCCCAGAATGCACAGGGATACCAGTGGATCTTTATCGCCTGGTCGCCTGATCAATCACCG GTGAGGCAGAAGATGGTTTATGCAGCCACTCGTGCCACGCTGAAAAAGGAGTTTGGAGGAGGCCACATCGAAGATGAAATTTTTGGTACAGTTGAG GACGACCTGTGCCTCCAGGGATACCTGCGTCACAAGTCCTCGTGTTCCTCCCCTGCTCCTCTCACCTCTGCTGAGCAGGAGTTACATCGAATCAAAGTTACAGAG GATGAACGCAGAAGAATTGGGACACCAACAACACGAGCACGG GTCACGATGGAGTTCGGCTTGGACAAAAGGCCGCAGACTCTTCAGGGTCTTGCATTCCCTTTACAAGAAGATGCCAAGAGAGCATTGCAGCAACTGAAAAAGAAACACATCAACTACATTCAGCTG aggcTGGATGTAGAAAAAGAGACCATTGAGCTGGTTCACACCAATCCCACAGAAACCCACGAGCTGCCCTTCAGGATTCCCACGGATACTCCCAGATACCATTTCTTCCTCTTTAAACACTCCCATCAGGGCCAGCTGCAGGAGGCACTGG TGTTCATATATTCAATGCCGGGGTACACGTGCAGTATCAAAGAGCGGATGTTGTATTCCAGCTGTAAGAACAGACTGCTGGAGGAGGTGGAAAAAGACTACCAGCTGGAGGTCACCAAAAAG ATGGAGATAGACAGTGGGGATGGTCTGACAGAGGACTTCCTGTACGAGGAGGTCCACCCAATGGAGCACACCTTAAAGCAGGCTTTTGCAAAGCCCCGCGGCCCTGGAGGAAAGAGGGGCAACAAACGTCTCATCAAGAGAGAGGAAGAGAACggagaggaaaattaa